ACGTTGCCGAATCCAGTTGAATTTTATACAATAGCCCTATTTTACCATAACGATCATATCGGACGGACGAATTTTCATTTTGTGAATTTTAGTCATCAGAATCACAACGTGCTTACTAATATGGTATTATAACTTGTTTAGTAGGTTATACAACTTTATGAATCAACTATATAGAGGAAGCAAAATTTTCAAAAATCTCGTGAAATAAGATGTGATTAGAATAGTGAAATACGACTATGGTTGAAAAATCACGTATTTCGGGTAACGTTTGGGTGCCGGTAAAAGCGGTCAACCCTTTTTACGCTTAATCTTCCCAATGGGAGCCCTATCTTCGGGAGGTAAACGTCTCTAAATTTTTATATGTGCGGTTACGTCTCATCTATATGAGAGTTTAACGTGTGGAAGAATCGACCAAACTAGGTCACAGAGAGGTAGGTAAGAGCATTTTCGTGTGATAAGTGACGATGGATTAGGGTTGACCGCTTCGATCGAGCCCCGGATGTTACCGAATCGAATTGAATTTTATACCATAGGTCTGTGTTACTATAACGATCATATCAGACGGACGGATTTTCGTTTTGTGAATTTTAGTCATCAGAATCACAACGTGCCTACTAATGTGGTATAACTAGTTTAGTAGGTTATATACAGGTGTACAACTTTGTGAACCAACTATAGAGACGAAGCAAAATTTTCAAAAATCTCGTGAAATAAGATGTGATCAGAACAGTGAAATACGACTATGATTGAAAAATCACGTATTTCGGATAACATTTGGATCCTAATAAAAATGATCAACCATTTTTACGCTTAATCTTCCCTATGAGGAGCCCTATTGTCAGGGGTTAAACGTTTTCAAATTTTTATATATGTGGTTACGTCTTATCTATGTAAGAGTGTGTGGGTAGAAATCAACAAAAATGGGTCACAGAAGGATAGGTAACAACGTATTCGCATGATAAGTGACGTGAAACTAAAGTTGACCGCTTAGATCGAGCCCTGAATTTACAATCATTCCCCGGATAATGATTTGTAGTTAATAATGTATTGTTAATAATAGATAAACAACAAATGGGACATAACACCGAAATTGAAATTGAGCTTCTTAAAAAAAAAAATTGAGCTTCTCAAATGGTTCATACAATTTTACACATCTAATTAATAACACATCAAAACTCTAAAAATAGATTAACACTGAACTTGTATCATCTAAGAAACATGAATGTTGAGCAACTATGAATGTGTAAGGAAATTTCTATAATGTACATGCACTTGAGCTCAAGTTTTAAATGTTCGCTTCTCAATCCCTTGTGTGAATCCAAACTTCCTCTGTATCAACAACTATGAATGTGTAAGGAAATTTCTAAAATGTGTGTGCACTTAAGCTCAAGTTTTAAATGTTCGCTTCTCAATCCCTTGTGTGAATCCAAACTTCCTCTGTATCAACAATAAAAAACATGATGGCATCTAATTAATGAAATCGAAGTCCGCTCTCATAATGTTTGCTTAGGATCTGAAATAAGCTTCAAGAACTCGTGACATGCTCAGTTTGGTTAAAAATTCACAGAGCGAAGTCCAAGAGAGACATGTCCTGCAATTGTGCAACAGAAAACAATGTTAAGTTCTTATGATTGCGAAAAATTAGACTCCAAGTTGCCATCTTATTGGAAAGAGGAAATGAAGACCTCTATTTATTTCAGAGAAAAATTACTGTAGTTCAGAGTTACACACCAAATTGATCGTCTGCAAATTTGAACCAAGATGAGGTTGGCCCAAAATGTTGATGCATCCTAAAACAATCAGGAGTTTCAGTATTTCAATGCATGTTACGGTGTACATTGTCATTAAGATCACAATATGTAAGACAACAACAATTGACTCAATTGAGCTGGGAACTTGAGGAAGGAAATTCATAGGTTAAAGCTTTGTTTCCCCAGGAAAACAAATGATCGTATTGTTAGAGTTGATGAACCTTTACCATGTCATTAATGTTTTTTGTATCATATTGCCAATTTTATCAATTCAAAACCAGAAACAAAAATTCAATTTTTTAAGTATAATCTAAAAACTCCTCGCCACCAAAATAACTTAACTCACATTCTATGTACTTTTCTTTACTATATTTGGAAATTTGTTATGAACATCCTTCTGAACTAATGCTCTTAGGCATATCTATCATCATACAATACATTGGTATCACTCCCAAGTAAAAGTATAGTCCTTATCCTCCGGCAGGATTTGTTATCCATCCTCTTTCATTCCTTGGGTTTCAAAAGAAAGTCCTGCCATTTAAGGTGAAATATATTTGCACCATTTTATCCAACCAATGCTCAAATTACACTACTGATACAGTATATATCATAAGGTAGATAGAAACTGAGGAAAAAAAAAAACTGGAATTCAATGCTTTGCATAATAAAAAACCCAGCCAGTTATTGAAAAAAGAAGAAGAAAAGATTAATAAATAAATAACACTGAATTATCTTCCTCTATAACTATTAGACCAATAATTGGACTGGTAAACAAAAAACATCAGCATAGTTTGATTCAACAGAAAAATAAACAAAACCATAATAAAAACTCACAGATACCATTTGTAAAAGGGCAGGACTTGATAGGACCTCGTAGTCTGTTTCCATTTGTATCTTGGCACCTCCTCTCGATTACAACTCTTTCTAATTTCTAGAACATCTAGAACCATCCTGTAATAACAAAAAAAAGAGTCATGATTTACAGCTACAAACCCCAAACCAAATCAGGCATACCCACTGAAAGCTTATCCCACTTACTAAACTGAAAACTAAACCATTGCATACCAGTTGAAGGATGGTCCCAGTTGTTAATCTGGAGTGTGCTTTTGCAGAGGTTGCCGAAAAACAATCCAATGTTGCTCAAGAATGCGTTTAGAAAGCTCTTCCTTTCAAATGTGAAGAATCCAACAGTAGGAGACCTTGCAAAAGAGTCACCATAACAGTCATTAATTTCACAAAATTCATTCATACTTGGTGAAAATCAAGACTCAGTATAGGTTTAAAAGTATAATAAAGGTCAATCTCTTTTGATTACGGGGATATACCAACGAAACAAGTTACAACCAAACAATAGCTCAGATTTATCAAACATGCAAACAAAGCAACCATAATTCATGTTTATTATTCTCAAAACATCAAACAGTCCACACAAACAAGAACACAGAAAAGAAAAGTTTGGTTTACCAGCTAAGGAAACACAATCAACTCTCCGATAAGCCTCAACTATCAACCTTACATCAACTATCAGAAACCCAAACCCACAGTCGATCAACAATTCCACACAAAATGCTCATCCAATAATCACAATCAAAGCTAGATCATCAACCAAAACCATAAAAAACCTAGTCTAGTGCACTTCAAAAATCCAAAGCTAGGAAGTCGCGCCGATGATGCCAGAAACGATGATTAATACTACGATCTGATGAGTGCGTGGGTTGAATCGAAACGACTAGGCTTAGAGTTCTGAGGCTACGGTTTTTGAAATTGGGGGAAATTGATAAATTGAATTGAAATCTGGAGAGAATTAAAGCAGAAGCAAAGACTAAGCTAGATTCACAGAAGCCACATACTTGAACCCAGATGTGTTGATCCAAACTTGAATCAACGCCTAAAGAAATAAGAGTGGTAAGAGTAATACCTGAAATCCCGGAGATTCGCCGATCCAAACTTGTATTCAACTTACGGAGTTGTGTTGCTGGGTTTCAACCCTCAACCTAATACAGACTCTTTTCTCTCGCCTCACCTCTCATTTGATCTCATATTGTGCCTCTAAACCCTCACACTCTCATCTCCTTATTTCCCCTCGTTTCTGCGTCCTTTTACCACGGAATTGACTACCCTGACCCTCAGTCACTTTTTCGATTTTTTATCTGGCTTGACGGTCGGCTTGGACGGTGACGGTCGGCTCGATTACTCCCGGTGTATTCTAGCCCACTCCTGCGGATCTGCATTGTATGCATATTGGAGAGTCCACACAATTGCAATCTTGTTGTACACTGAGCAATTGCGTGAGAGGGTAAGCTAGTCGACCAGGAGATCTGCTTGGCGGGTTGGCGCCACCACATTGAATTTTTTTTTTGGGAAAACCTATAACATCGTGACAATAATCCATGTGAGTCGTGAAATCTGAAGGAAGTAAATCACCTGTGCCCATTTTCCCAATGCCAAACCTGTTCCGCGAGTAATATTTCGCCATTTGTCCACCCACTTAACTGGTTTTAACAGAGTTAGTGTTAAGATTACTTTTGCTATTTTGCACAAAAATAAATCAAATATTCTGTTCGTCTTCGACTCTTCTTCTCAATCTTTCTCTTCTCTATCCAGATTCTTTTAATTTTCTTCTGATCTTCTCTTCTTCTTTGTTTGTCTCATATGCAATTATTTTTCTCGTCTTCTTCTTTCTCTTCAAAGGTAAATGATTTGCACAATCTTTTAATATCAATATCATCAACCCAACTTTCATCACCTGTTTCCTTACTCCAATCCTTCACAGAAAATTGTCATCCTCAACTTGAGATTTACCAAACCAAAAAAGATCGAGGATTACGAATTTGAAATTGAAAGGTTTGGGGAGTATGAAGTCAAAATTGAGCGATTTTTCTAAACCCAAATTTTTTGGGTTCATGCTCATCCACCGATCTTCACTTTCTCTTTGCATTGAGCGGAATTGTTAGTGGTTTTTGCTGGGGGTTGCGATCGAGTTGCGGCTTAGATCGAGAGATTTAGGGTTTGATGGGTTGATTAACCTCTGTAGTTTTGGATTCGATTCTTGTATGTATTTGAAGGCGTGTAGCGGTGTAGGTCGATGGGCATGATACAGGAGCTGGTGTGATGGCGGCGGCGGCACGATGGTGGTGCTGTTGAGATGAAGGAATGCCATTTTTCTGGGTTTGAAACAGTGGAGTTGGATCTGATCAAAGAAAAAGAAACAAATATTATAGTTAATTGAGTTTTAGTTAACGGAGTTAGTAGATTGTTAAGTTAATGTCCAGTTGTCAGATTGTGATTAGTGACACAGGGTTGGCATTGGGAAAATGGGAACAGGTGATTTACTTCCAAATCTGAAGTACACAGGTCAGGTCAGAACCATCGAAGGTTAGGAAACCATTACTTACCCAATCCTTATCAGAAAATATGACAATTAAGCCCCCTTTAGTGGTCAACGTAACCAACCCGCAGCAAGAACCAGTGGGTCGTTATCTTATTATATTATTTTCTTCTTAAACAACCACTGGGCCGTTATTTAACCCCAGAAAAATAAAATACAATGTGATAGGCACGGTACAGATAAGATCCACCTGATAAGCAAACCACACCGCGCCACGTGTCCCCAACCAACAATCATACACATATGACCCCTCTCTATTTCTGACTAAACCCACTCAACCCTAACCACCACACCTCTTCTTCTTCTTCTTCTTCTTCTTCACTCTCCAACCCATATTTCAATTTCAGAAACCCTAATTCACATGGAACATTGTCTCACCCACCACAAGCTCCTCCCTCTTCCGTCCCCAATCTCCACCTTGAAGCCGCGATCGACGGTCAATTTCTCGCCCAAGTACCAGGCGTTGACCAGGAGGTTGACCGTGGTAGCCGGCGCCGGCGCGTCGAGCCACTGTGAGTTTAGTAGCCTGAACTCTCCGCTCGACCCGAGGACCCGATCGGGCAAGGACCTGAGCTCGGTTTTGCAGAACCACCCGCAGCTGTTTCACTTGGCCGTCGCGCAGGAGCTGAAGCAGTTGGCTGATGAGCGACAGGACGCGCGGTGTCGTATGAATCTCAGCGCTCAGTCTCATGAGGCCTGCCTTCATAGGTTGGTTTTTGCTCTAATCCTCCTCACTTGATTTTTGGTTCGACATGTTTTTGAGCATTTTGAGACTTCTAAATTTGTGCTCATTTTTTTTTTTTGTGTGATATAAAATTGAGGATAGGAATTTAACTGCAAGAAAGTAACTAAAATCCAATTTCTGTTCTGCATGAGTAAAAAGTGAGTGTTTAAATGTTGCCAAATTTCTTTCAGTTATTCGTAAGCTGGTTGGTGATGGATTGTTATTTGAAAATAGAAATAAGTGCTTCTCTTCAGTGTATTGTGTCATATCACTGATATGAGACTTCTCGATTATCTTCAGAGTTTCGTTTTGGGGATGGTTTTCATTGCTTTGCTCAATAGTAAATCCTATGGTTTAGTGTGCTGAAGTGTGGAGGCTTGAACCACAAACAAAAAAGAAGAAAAAGTGGAGGATTGAGAGGTTTGACAATCCGTTTTATGAACAGCTAGGGGATGCTTTGTGTGATTTGAATTAGTTGTGTTAAATGTGTAGTTGTCTAGGTTTTGTGAGTCTTAGCTGATTTAATGACCCCAGCTTGACGAATAGAATTTGGAGCCTAAACGTTGGGTGTGTGGCATGGCTGAGCCCTTTTGGAATTTAAATCTTTAGTCTACTTCCGATGAGAAGTATCAGGTTCATAAGAATGTCATCATTGCCGTGGCTTCAATTATACACTGTTGCTGATGGAACGGAAAACATTGCCACAAGTTGATGTGATATATAGTTGATATCCAAAAGGTCATGTATTGTTGCTTCATTAACTAACATTGTAGTTATGTGATATTTTGTTACTCTAATTTGTCTATGTATGAAGCACAATAATGATCTTGCGCAGGGCACTCTTGAATGCACTAACTATGCCTAACTTACACTTTTTACCTGTGCACATAGGCGGTGACTACAGTAATGTTGCTGGGTGTTCTTGCCTAGTGACCCTTTTTACTGCCTTAAACAGATTAAAATAGGTAAATTGGTGAACCACTCCGTGTAAGTCCTTGGTTGGTTGAAGCTCTCATATTTGGAACTTTTGTGTAGATTTTTTTTTAGAATCACATCTATTTCTGTGACCCGAGATATTCCCTGAATTCCAGGAGGATTGCTCAACTGAAGGAGCAGCAGTGCCAGATTGCTGTTGAAGATGTCATGTACCTCTTGATCTTTTACAAGTTTTCTGAGGTCAAAGTTCCTTTGGTTCCTAAACTTTCTAAATGCATCTACAATGATAGACTGGAGATATTGCCTGCAAAGGACTGGGAGCTAGAGTCCATTTACAGCTTGGAGGTTTTGGAGATGATAAGGGAACATGTCACCACTGTCATTGGTTTGAGAGCAAATTCTAGTGTCACAGACAATTGGGCAATGACAAAGATAACCCGCCAGACGCTTGGCCGAGTATATGTGGCCTCCATCTTATATGGCTACTTTCTGAAATCTGTCTCATTGAGGCATCGCCTGGAACGGAGTCTATTTCTTGAAAGCCAAGACCTTCATCTGAGTTGTAGAACCTCCCTTCAGGAAATGTCTCCTCATGGAATAAAAAGTCTTATTTTTGGCCACGTTGGTAAAATTCAATCGGAGTGTGTAGGTTCAAATAGGCTGGAAAAGACACACGGAAAGTTGAAGTGTTATGTGATGGGGTTTGATCCTGAGACACTGCAGAGATGTGCAAAATTGAGATCTGAGGAGTCTGTAGATTTGATTAAAAATCACTGTTGTGCACTTTTTGGGGATGATGCGGAAATGGGTTCACCTGAGATAGATGAAGTTATCTCTACTTCCTTTTCGAGCCTAAAGAGGCTAGTTTTGGAGGCTGTTGCTTTTGGTTCTTTCCTTTGGGACACAGAAGAATGCATTGATAGTGTTTATAAGCTTAAGGAGAACTAACTAGAGGATATGATAGGTTTTACAAAGTGACTCTTGCCTGTAAATTACAAGGATTGCGTACAATGCTTTTGGCTCGTCTCTAAGACGCAAAGATATGTTATTTCCCGTTGTATAGTGCCTTCTTGTTTATAAATAAGATATAATTTTGAGTTGTGGCCAATCTTCTCTCTTAGAGGCTCTTGTGTTTTGTTAACTGGTTAATATATGTTCTGATCTGCTACTTAATAGCTGTGTTTTGTTACTGTGATGGTGGTTGTTGAATAAACCTAGTTAGTTTTAATATGTGGGAAATGTAAAATTGTTATATTGGTGATATATAGAAGGTTAGAGGTGAGATCTGGATCTGGATTTATATTCTGTACGTCTCTCTTCAAGAAATTAGGATACTCAACTGCTCATCTCTCCTTGGCCTTTGTTAAGTCAGTAAGTTGCAAGGGAGTGTTGGATTATAATCTTGCTGAAAAGATAGTTACCTCTTTTGCGCATCTTTATTCAAATGGCAGAAGTAATTTTTGATAAATGTGTATATCCAGTACATAGAACTGATAGAAGACCAATGTTGTTAGGCTACATGGTCAATGGCCTTCATCTTCTTTCAGTTGCTTAATTAAGCTAAACCGCCTTTCTAATCTTCAAGCTGGTCCATTGTTATACGCTGATTTTAGACAAAGTGAAAGCATTGCACGCAGCAGTAGTGGCAGCACACTTCAAAATGTTCTGCCAACAAGAGTACTTATATAATCAACCCAATAAAAAACGCTCAAGTACAGTTTTGGTTCCTACTTGTAGTCAATTCTGTAGTATTTTCAATGCATAGTTGCATACACTATTGGCTATATCTCAAGTTTGAAGTTTGAACCCTTCAAACAACTATTATGATGATCTTGCTCCGCGATAACTTACGAAGATGGAAATGTTCTAAAACTTTTAAGCATTTTGCTTGTTTGAGAATTCCAGTCATGTTTAGCGTACATATCGAGTATTATTTCAACCATATCAGTTTCATGTTTATCATTTATTGTACCCAGTAAGTAGAACAAAGTTAAGCTAACTACACCAGTTGAGGGACCAGCCTACTGTTAGTCGTATACTTGTCCATGAACACTGACTCAATCCTCGGAGACTCTTTTGTTGGTACCACTCGGGTGCTCATCTTATCAAATAGTTTCGATTGTCCTTTCTTATTATGCAGGTGGTTTAACTAACAGCTTGGGAGAAATCATGTTGCAAAAGCAGCTGCGGCCTTTTTTTTCTTTTTTGTTTCGAAGTTAAAACACGAGATTATATGATATAGTTTGATGACAGTTCATAGATGAATTGTCTATTTGTTATTACTAATATTTAGTCAAGGGTTGTCTGAATGCCGTGGTCATCTCTGCTACAGAATACGGAGTTTGAATACTGTATGGACTTTTGTTTTTATAATCATGAGTGTGAACCAGAAGGTTTGAATTAATTCTCAAATTTTCGTCTTCAATATATTGACAGTGATTTAGATCGTATCCTGTGCTTATAATTCATGTGAGATAACTCTTATAAATATTAGCTATCTCTGAAGTCCAAACCGTATGAAATATGGTTATGTTGAAAGTTAATGATCTTGCTCTGCAGTTTACTTGAAAACATGACAGCACTTCTTTCTCCGAGCCATACTGCAAGATATGAAAGTTCAAATAATGTATAAGCCAATGTGTAATGTCTTTAATTCTTGAGGTTATACTTTCAGTACAAATTGCCATTTGTCCTTATGAGAATTATTAAAACCTATCAGGTTTGACACTAAATCTGTATATATTGTTAAATTACTAAGCATCATATAATCATATTCACGCGCATACATCATTCTTTACATTTTCAATATAGTGATATATTTAAGAAGTTAATCGTGCTAGGCACAGATTTGCAACTATTATCTTTGAAAAGTTCTAAAGGTTCCCAGAGTATTGCAGATATGGCAGCAAAACTTATGCATGCAGTTCAGTATGAAAACTACGGTGAAGGGCCTTCTGGTTTGAAGGTTCATTATTTATCTTCTAGCTCCTGTTTATATATGATTCTTATTTGGAGAATTATCTGATGCTTTCTTCCTTTTGATGTTTACATTTGTTGCAGCATGTGGATATTCCAATCGCCAGTCCTAAGAAAGATGAGGTTTTGATAAAATTAGAAGCAGCTAGCCTAAATCCAGCTGATTGGAAAATTCAGACAGGCACGCTGCGTCCTCTTGTTCCACGCAAATTCCCTTTTATACCTGGTACTTATGTTCTGAAGGGGTTTGCTTATGGCCTCTGTTCTCTTGTTGTTTTCATTGTTTGTGCTTGTGAAGCAGAAGTCCATTGTTGAGTAAATAATCATGATACTAGGAGTGAATAGATTTTCAAGTCTATGAACATGCATGGTAGCAGAGTGTTCTGCTTGTAGCCCAATGTATAGTTCATTCATATAACAATTAACCTTCGTTAATTCATACATGGACATATGTGGAACAGCATATGATGTGGCTGGAGAGATTGTAGACGTTGGACAAGGAGTCAAAAAGTTCAAAAAGGGTGACAAAGTCGTGGCGTTACTCCACCTTTTGGTTAGGGGCTCAATCTGTTCTATTTTGGAATTAGTTCCACCCTAACTGAATGTACTTGTGCATCATAGATCTTTCACCACAAAATTCATGTGCTTGTTTTTATGCATCAATAGGATGGAGGCGGACTGGCCGAGTTTGCTACAGCTAGTGAGAAATTGACAGTTGCTAGGCCTCAAGAAGTTTCAGCAGCTGAAGGTGCAGGCTTACCTACTTGTGGTCTCACAGCTCACCAGGCTCTAACACAAGCTGGAGAGATTGAGCTTGATGGAACTGACCAGCTGAAGAGCATACTCATTACGGGTGCTTCTGGTGGTGTTGGCCATTTTGCAGTCCAACTAGCAAAGCTGGCGAACACTCATGTGACAGTGACTTGTGGAGCTCGTAACATTGAATTTGTCAAGAGATTGGGGGCTGACGAAGTTCTTGACTACAGGACCCCAGATGGGGAAGCTTTAAGGAGTCCATCTGGTCAAAAGTATGATTTGGTGATTCATTGTGCACCTATTGGCATTCCATGGTCAGTGTTTGAGCCAAATTTGAATCCACACAGTAAAGTAATAGACATTACTCCCAGTGGAAGTGCCTTTATTACTTTTGTTCGACACACAGTAACTTTCTCCAAGAAGAAGCTGGTGCCTATGATCATAAATGCCAAGGGTGAGAACCTTGATTATCTTTTGAAGTTGGTGAAAGAAGGAAAGCTCAAGACAGTGATCGACTCAAAGTATTCTCTGAGCAAGGCTGAAGACGCCTGGGCTAAAAGTATGGATGGTCATGCTACTGGGAAGATCATTATAGAGGCTTGACAAGATAAACATATCTCAGGATTGAAATCTTCATGTACTTATTTGAGTGTTGTCTTACGGACAAGCTCCTTCATCTTTGCAAAAGAATAAGGTGTGTGACTGTCTGTTTTTCCTGTATTGTAAAGTAGAGGGGTTTTGGGTTCATTATTTCAATTTCTTGTGTTGGTTGCATTGACAATATTTCAGATGTTTCTGCAGTAGTATCTTTTGGTTGCGTCCCGGTATTGTTTTCTTCTGCATGATTCTGACTTTTGCTATTCGAAAGGCTTCCACCAATCCAAAAATTATGGAATTATGATATCAGTTCTGCTGGGTTTAACATATTGCTGCAGGCTGTAGCTTCATTGCAATATCTGCGTTAGGTAGATCAACCGAATTAGAACTGTTCAGTTCATGTTCATCTTTACTTGTCCAAGGATCCAAGCCTGAAGCATCCCTTCAGATATACACACAAACACATATAGATGTCTCATAAAGATAGAAATATAGGTTTATAATAAGATAAGCTATGAGGTTAGCGATGAGATCATCATTTGTTAGTCAAAATGCTCAACACTGAACCACTACTAATTGTTATGGTTGACATCTCTATGTGGTTTCGATCAATTGAATGACTTGACAATCTCACATGGTTCACAGGAATTGGTGCATTGGCACTAGCTTGCAAGAATCTTTCTCTGTACTCTTACGTACTCTTTGTGTCTCCAAGTTTTGTATCTATCGGAGCAAAGTTTATGCATGTAGTTCATTCAGTATGAGGACCTTCTGGTTTAAAGGTTCGATGTCTGGTTTTCTCCATCTATTAGCAACTGTTCTTATTCTGGTTTGGTTCTGAACTTCTGATACTTTATTGTGTTTTAGTCTCTCATATCTGGAAAACCGTATTTGGATTTGACGA
The window above is part of the Fragaria vesca subsp. vesca linkage group LG2, FraVesHawaii_1.0, whole genome shotgun sequence genome. Proteins encoded here:
- the LOC101305809 gene encoding uncharacterized protein LOC101305809 — protein: MEHCLTHHKLLPLPSPISTLKPRSTVNFSPKYQALTRRLTVVAGAGASSHCEFSSLNSPLDPRTRSGKDLSSVLQNHPQLFHLAVAQELKQLADERQDARCRMNLSAQSHEACLHRRIAQLKEQQCQIAVEDVMYLLIFYKFSEVKVPLVPKLSKCIYNDRLEILPAKDWELESIYSLEVLEMIREHVTTVIGLRANSSVTDNWAMTKITRQTLGRVYVASILYGYFLKSVSLRHRLERSLFLESQDLHLSCRTSLQEMSPHGIKSLIFGHVGKIQSECVGSNRLEKTHGKLKCYVMGFDPETLQRCAKLRSEESVDLIKNHCCALFGDDAEMGSPEIDEVISTSFSSLKRLVLEAVAFGSFLWDTEECIDSVYKLKEN
- the LOC101306099 gene encoding putative quinone-oxidoreductase homolog, chloroplastic-like yields the protein MAAKLMHAVQYENYGEGPSGLKHVDIPIASPKKDEVLIKLEAASLNPADWKIQTGTLRPLVPRKFPFIPAYDVAGEIVDVGQGVKKFKKGDKVVALLHLLDGGGLAEFATASEKLTVARPQEVSAAEGAGLPTCGLTAHQALTQAGEIELDGTDQLKSILITGASGGVGHFAVQLAKLANTHVTVTCGARNIEFVKRLGADEVLDYRTPDGEALRSPSGQKYDLVIHCAPIGIPWSVFEPNLNPHSKVIDITPSGSAFITFVRHTVTFSKKKLVPMIINAKGENLDYLLKLVKEGKLKTVIDSKYSLSKAEDAWAKSMDGHATGKIIIEA